The proteins below come from a single Thermopolyspora flexuosa genomic window:
- a CDS encoding peptidase inhibitor family I36 protein, translating to MLALGAVAAAAALLGPTTPVAAAKESAHAQARWQCSPGAFCIYWGTNGTGARLELRHGVRDLANVAGGKLNDHVLSARNRTGRNWCLYEHGSRWNKGQKHIITSGFQNNVGSFGYKVSQVQPC from the coding sequence ATGCTCGCTCTCGGCGCCGTCGCAGCGGCGGCGGCCCTTCTCGGTCCGACCACGCCCGTGGCCGCGGCCAAGGAGTCCGCGCACGCCCAGGCCCGCTGGCAGTGCTCGCCCGGCGCCTTCTGCATCTACTGGGGGACGAACGGCACCGGGGCCCGGCTCGAGCTCCGCCACGGCGTCCGCGATCTCGCCAACGTCGCCGGCGGCAAGCTCAACGACCACGTGTTGTCGGCGAGGAACAGGACCGGACGCAACTGGTGCCTCTACGAGCACGGCAGCCGCTGGAACAAGGGCCAGAAGCACATCATCACGAGTGGCTTCCAGAACAACGTTGGCAGCTTCGGCTACAAGGTCAGCCAGGTTCAGCCCTGCTAG
- a CDS encoding helix-turn-helix domain-containing protein, with amino-acid sequence MAEEKETVQETAANRDDTAARTAAETRGKAAGAGSFGAELRRLRRLRGLSLSQLSELVHYSRGYLSRLENGRQAASREVARACDRVLNAGGALLAWVPDRGRRRAARQGTTGEGTASGTEVRCPYPGTAAFGTDDAGRFFGRERVVARLVGLLADRLGGGGPLVLAAPSGAGTTSLLAAGLVPALARGVLPLPDAAVPGVVMFTPTATPYRTLLDRLAEAAERPPAAPSPGPATSPDGRARRGPVVVIVDQFEEVFSRCRDEAERERFVRLLCDLSTSWNGEPPAALVVLGVRADHLERCRAYPGLAAALRDGRLDLGAMRPDELRDAITRPATAAGLELEPGLVELLLRDIGASADGYDPGALPLLAHALLATWQQRSGRTLTVAGYQLAGGVHGAAVAAAERAYASLRSADRDRARRLLLRLVQVGEDGRLTRHRVTRARLLRHVPDAVGVLDAFARARVVTLDEHHVELTHEALLEGWPRLRGWIDADRTGLRIRQRLTEAAEAWEQDGRDPCHLYRGTPLTVALEWAADPRHRHQLSAMERAFLQASARAADRDTPRRYGRLLRRLIAMMALVLSAAITVSSAPAHLVSRPETRPRPTAPGGKPRGMPGGLPRGMGPDATPQSAGTAEPPGSRACTRAPGAPAQPGGAACPNRHDPAGARAGDDQAAAGRRPGRGHGQADVRRRGRSGRLPAPQRRRDRMSGGRKRRGRSPALP; translated from the coding sequence GTGGCTGAGGAAAAGGAAACGGTCCAGGAAACGGCTGCGAACAGGGACGACACCGCGGCCAGGACGGCTGCGGAAACCCGGGGAAAGGCCGCCGGGGCGGGTTCCTTCGGCGCGGAGCTGCGCCGGCTGCGGCGGCTGCGCGGGCTGTCGCTGAGCCAGCTCTCCGAGCTGGTGCACTACAGCCGTGGCTATCTGAGCAGGCTGGAGAACGGCAGGCAGGCGGCCTCCCGCGAGGTGGCCCGCGCCTGCGACCGGGTCCTCAACGCCGGTGGCGCGCTGCTGGCGTGGGTGCCGGACCGCGGCCGGCGCAGGGCGGCCCGCCAAGGCACGACCGGCGAGGGTACGGCGAGCGGGACGGAGGTGCGCTGCCCGTATCCGGGAACCGCCGCCTTCGGCACCGATGACGCCGGCCGGTTCTTCGGCCGGGAACGCGTCGTGGCCCGGCTGGTGGGCCTGCTGGCCGACCGGCTCGGCGGCGGCGGCCCGCTCGTGCTGGCCGCCCCGTCGGGCGCGGGCACCACCTCGCTGCTCGCCGCCGGTCTCGTCCCGGCGCTGGCCCGGGGCGTGCTGCCGCTGCCCGACGCCGCCGTGCCCGGCGTGGTCATGTTCACGCCGACCGCGACGCCGTACCGCACGCTGCTCGACCGGCTCGCCGAGGCGGCCGAGCGGCCGCCCGCCGCGCCGTCACCCGGCCCGGCCACCTCCCCCGACGGCCGGGCGCGGCGCGGTCCGGTGGTCGTCATCGTCGACCAGTTCGAGGAGGTCTTCTCGCGCTGCCGCGACGAGGCGGAACGCGAGCGGTTCGTCCGTCTGCTGTGTGACCTGTCGACCAGCTGGAACGGCGAGCCACCGGCCGCACTCGTCGTGCTGGGGGTGCGGGCCGACCACCTGGAACGCTGCCGGGCCTACCCCGGCCTGGCCGCGGCGCTGCGGGACGGGCGGCTCGACCTCGGCGCGATGCGGCCCGACGAGCTGCGCGATGCGATCACGCGCCCCGCGACCGCCGCCGGGCTGGAGCTGGAACCGGGGCTGGTCGAGCTGCTGCTGCGCGACATCGGCGCCTCGGCGGACGGCTACGACCCGGGGGCGCTGCCGCTGCTGGCGCACGCCCTGCTCGCGACCTGGCAGCAGCGCTCGGGCCGCACGCTCACGGTCGCCGGATACCAGCTCGCGGGCGGGGTGCACGGTGCGGCGGTGGCGGCTGCGGAGCGCGCGTACGCGAGCCTCCGCTCGGCGGACCGCGACCGGGCGCGGCGGCTGCTGCTGCGCCTCGTGCAGGTGGGCGAGGACGGGCGGCTGACCCGCCACCGGGTGACGCGGGCACGGCTGCTGCGCCACGTTCCGGACGCCGTCGGCGTGCTCGACGCGTTCGCCCGGGCCCGCGTGGTCACGCTCGACGAGCACCACGTCGAGCTCACCCACGAGGCGCTGCTGGAAGGCTGGCCCCGGCTGCGCGGCTGGATCGACGCGGACCGCACGGGCCTGCGGATACGTCAGCGCCTCACCGAGGCAGCGGAGGCGTGGGAACAGGACGGCCGCGACCCCTGCCACCTCTACCGGGGGACGCCGCTCACGGTGGCGCTGGAGTGGGCCGCCGACCCGCGGCACCGCCACCAGCTGAGCGCCATGGAGCGTGCGTTCCTGCAGGCGAGCGCGCGCGCAGCCGACCGGGACACGCCCCGCCGGTACGGCCGGCTGCTGCGCCGCCTGATCGCGATGATGGCCCTCGTGCTGAGCGCGGCGATCACCGTGAGCTCGGCCCCGGCCCACCTGGTGAGCCGCCCCGAGACACGGCCACGGCCCACTGCGCCGGGCGGCAAGCCTCGGGGCATGCCCGGCGGCCTCCCCCGCGGGATGGGCCCGGACGCGACGCCGCAGAGCGCCGGTACGGCGGAGCCGCCGGGCTCGCGGGCGTGCACGCGGGCCCCCGGAGCGCCCGCACAACCGGGTGGCGCGGCGTGTCCGAACCGGCACGATCCCGCCGGGGCACGAGCGGGCGACGACCAAGCGGCCGCCGGACGACGGCCGGGGCGGGGGCACGGCCAAGCCGACGTACGTCGCCGCGGCCGTTCCGGACGCCTCCCCGCTCCGCAGCGCCGCCGCGACCGCATGTCAGGGGGCCGGAAACGGCGCGGCCGATCGCCTGCGCTGCCCTGA
- a CDS encoding M15 family metallopeptidase yields the protein MADIVLISDPRVTSIPVDDIGEPLVDLRGRFAVDTRLADEAGAYAHLREGLATRLEEAQRLLPAGYRLLIVEGYRPPALQRRYFEEYKEELRTTYPDMTPDELHVAASRYVSPIEVAPHTAGAAVDLTLCTEDGVEVDMGTPVNATPEQSNGACYTDAPGISAEARRNREILATALRAAGLINYPTEWWHWSYGDRYWAMSTGTPAALYGPAEF from the coding sequence GTGGCGGACATTGTTCTCATCTCTGACCCCCGGGTTACCTCGATTCCGGTCGACGACATCGGTGAGCCCCTGGTCGATCTGCGCGGGCGGTTCGCGGTGGACACCCGCCTCGCCGACGAGGCCGGCGCCTACGCCCACCTGCGGGAAGGGCTCGCCACGCGGCTGGAGGAGGCGCAGCGGCTGCTGCCCGCCGGGTACCGCCTGCTGATCGTGGAGGGCTACCGGCCGCCGGCCCTGCAGCGGCGGTACTTCGAGGAGTACAAGGAGGAGCTCCGCACCACCTACCCGGACATGACGCCCGACGAGCTGCACGTCGCGGCGAGCCGGTACGTCTCCCCGATCGAGGTGGCCCCGCACACCGCGGGTGCCGCCGTCGACCTCACCCTCTGCACCGAGGACGGGGTCGAGGTCGACATGGGCACCCCCGTCAACGCCACACCCGAGCAGAGCAACGGCGCCTGCTACACCGACGCCCCCGGCATCTCCGCCGAGGCCCGGCGCAACCGCGAGATCCTCGCCACCGCGCTGCGCGCGGCCGGGCTGATCAACTACCCCACCGAGTGGTGGCACTGGTCGTACGGCGACCGCTACTGGGCGATGAGCACCGGCACCCCGGCCGCCCTGTACGGCCCGGCCGAGTTCTGA
- a CDS encoding ROK family transcriptional regulator: MTRRPGTPRLLRQLNDRAALELLLTLGPLTRAELGRHTGLSKVTSGQLLNRLQRKGLVRVSGERPGGRGPNAALYSIVPSSAYVAGLDVLPDTVTAGIADITGTTVAEISMDLGGDPAAVVHDAVRRACERAGVALSRLRAVVIGTRGVVDPATGEVRFSFDLPAWHLGALARLRTALGRSVMIENDVNLAAVAERAYGAARGVDDFVLLWTGIGQGLGVMLGGRLHRGVTGGAGEVGWLPVPGEPLPTDVSEPQSGSFQRLVGGEAVANLAASYGLAEAIPDEITADWIAHVVRTAVATGAADFLDELAMRLAVGVAATAVVLDPGLVVLGGHVGRAGGTALAARVEEAVARICPSRPRVAVTEVEGNPILRGALLVALDHAREELFATTVEA; this comes from the coding sequence TTGACCCGACGCCCGGGCACACCCCGGCTGCTGCGCCAGCTCAACGATCGCGCGGCCCTGGAGCTCCTCCTCACCCTCGGCCCGCTCACCCGGGCCGAGCTGGGCAGGCACACCGGCCTGTCCAAGGTGACCTCCGGGCAGCTGCTCAACCGGCTGCAGCGGAAGGGGCTCGTCAGGGTCAGCGGCGAACGCCCCGGCGGCCGGGGCCCGAACGCCGCGCTGTACTCGATCGTGCCCTCCAGCGCGTACGTGGCCGGGCTCGACGTGCTGCCCGACACCGTCACCGCGGGCATCGCCGACATCACCGGCACGACCGTCGCCGAGATCAGCATGGACCTCGGCGGCGACCCGGCCGCGGTCGTCCACGACGCGGTACGGCGCGCCTGCGAGCGCGCGGGCGTGGCGTTGTCCCGGCTGCGGGCCGTCGTCATCGGCACCCGCGGCGTGGTCGACCCCGCCACCGGGGAGGTGCGCTTCTCCTTCGACCTGCCCGCCTGGCACCTCGGCGCGCTGGCCCGGCTGCGCACCGCGCTCGGCAGGTCCGTGATGATCGAGAACGACGTGAACCTCGCCGCGGTCGCCGAGCGCGCGTACGGCGCGGCCCGCGGCGTCGACGACTTCGTGCTGCTGTGGACCGGCATCGGCCAGGGCCTCGGCGTGATGCTCGGCGGCAGGCTGCACCGGGGCGTCACCGGCGGCGCGGGCGAGGTCGGCTGGCTCCCGGTGCCCGGCGAGCCGCTCCCCACCGACGTGAGCGAGCCGCAGTCCGGATCGTTCCAGCGGCTGGTCGGCGGCGAGGCGGTGGCGAACCTCGCCGCCTCCTACGGCCTCGCCGAGGCGATACCCGACGAGATCACCGCGGACTGGATCGCCCACGTGGTGCGCACCGCCGTGGCGACCGGCGCCGCGGACTTCCTCGACGAACTGGCGATGCGCCTCGCCGTCGGGGTCGCGGCCACCGCCGTCGTGCTCGACCCCGGCCTCGTCGTGCTCGGCGGACACGTCGGCCGCGCCGGCGGCACCGCCCTCGCGGCCCGGGTCGAGGAGGCCGTCGCCCGGATCTGCCCCAGCCGTCCCCGGGTCGCGGTGACCGAGGTCGAGGGCAACCCGATCCTGCGCGGCGCCCTGCTCGTCGCGCTCGATCATGCGCGGGAGGAGCTGTTCGCCACCACGGTCGAGGCGTGA
- a CDS encoding ROK family transcriptional regulator: MKRRPGVPRLLREINDRAALELLLTSGPLTRGQIGEATGLSKVTASQTLARLEERGLVEVVGEQGGNRGPNAALYGVVASAAFVGGVSVGPDEVTAAIADIKGDVRGRARVTPDAYGAGTTPDGRPAADPVAMIRGALAKASRAAKVPLGRLDAVGIGTPGVVDPRSGDVRFSFDLPGWHEGVHDALARELRTHVIIENDVNLAAIAERAEGAARGLDDFVLVWVARGIGMAVVLGGRLHRGHSGSAGEIGYLPVPGVPLAEDVRSRPGRPPSLGGGLQTLVSSDAVCELAAEHGFAAPTAAECVGAAVAAGEAGEALLDEIARRLALGVASVCVVLDPELIVLAGEVGQAGGDALTVRVADAVARMCPIHPKVVTTTVTEDPVLRGAVLAALQHAREAIFAGS, from the coding sequence ATGAAGCGACGTCCTGGCGTGCCCCGGCTGCTCAGGGAGATCAACGACCGGGCCGCCTTGGAGCTGCTGCTCACGTCCGGACCGCTGACCCGCGGGCAGATCGGTGAGGCGACCGGCCTGTCCAAGGTGACCGCCTCCCAGACGCTGGCCCGGCTGGAGGAACGCGGGCTGGTTGAGGTGGTCGGCGAGCAGGGCGGCAACCGCGGGCCGAACGCTGCGCTGTACGGCGTGGTGGCCTCCGCCGCGTTCGTGGGCGGGGTGAGCGTGGGCCCCGACGAGGTGACCGCGGCGATCGCCGACATCAAGGGCGACGTGCGGGGCAGGGCGCGGGTCACCCCGGACGCGTACGGCGCGGGCACGACACCGGACGGGCGTCCGGCGGCCGATCCGGTGGCGATGATCCGCGGCGCGCTGGCGAAGGCGTCCCGCGCCGCCAAGGTGCCGCTGGGCCGGCTCGACGCGGTGGGCATCGGCACCCCGGGCGTGGTGGATCCGCGCAGTGGCGACGTGCGGTTCTCCTTCGACCTGCCCGGCTGGCACGAGGGGGTGCACGACGCGCTCGCCCGGGAGCTGCGCACCCACGTCATCATCGAGAACGACGTCAACCTGGCGGCGATCGCGGAGCGGGCCGAGGGCGCGGCCCGCGGGCTCGACGACTTCGTGCTCGTGTGGGTGGCCCGGGGCATCGGCATGGCCGTGGTGCTCGGGGGCCGGCTGCACCGCGGGCACTCGGGCAGCGCCGGGGAGATCGGCTACCTGCCGGTGCCGGGCGTGCCGCTCGCCGAGGACGTGCGGTCCCGGCCGGGGCGGCCGCCGTCGCTCGGCGGGGGCCTGCAGACCCTGGTGAGCTCGGACGCGGTGTGCGAGCTCGCCGCCGAGCACGGGTTCGCCGCGCCGACCGCGGCCGAGTGCGTGGGCGCGGCGGTCGCGGCCGGGGAGGCGGGCGAGGCGCTGCTCGACGAGATCGCCCGGCGGCTCGCGCTCGGGGTTGCCTCGGTGTGCGTGGTGCTCGATCCCGAGCTGATCGTGCTCGCCGGCGAGGTGGGCCAGGCCGGGGGAGACGCGCTCACCGTCCGGGTCGCCGACGCGGTCGCCCGGATGTGCCCGATCCACCCCAAGGTGGTCACCACCACGGTGACCGAGGACCCGGTGCTGCGCGGCGCGGTCCTCGCCGCGCTCCAGCACGCGCGAGAGGCGATCTTCGCGGGCTCCTGA
- a CDS encoding RrF2 family transcriptional regulator, with amino-acid sequence MRLSARVDYALRAAAELAAAGGGSPITVGELAKEQEMPPKYLENILLQMRRAGLVRGQRGPEGGYVLARPASEISLADVIRAVDGPLANVRGERPEHVGYTGAAQSLQKVWIALRAAERAILEEVTLEHIASGDLPKKVLELTADPAAWD; translated from the coding sequence ATGCGTCTATCCGCCCGAGTCGACTACGCCCTCCGAGCCGCGGCCGAGCTGGCCGCCGCGGGCGGCGGCAGCCCGATCACCGTCGGTGAGCTCGCCAAAGAACAGGAGATGCCGCCCAAGTACCTGGAGAACATTCTGCTGCAGATGCGCCGGGCGGGTCTCGTCCGCGGTCAGCGCGGCCCGGAGGGCGGCTACGTGCTCGCCCGCCCCGCGAGCGAGATCAGCCTCGCGGACGTGATCCGCGCCGTGGACGGTCCGCTCGCCAACGTCCGCGGGGAACGTCCCGAGCACGTCGGCTACACCGGCGCGGCCCAGTCGCTGCAGAAGGTGTGGATCGCGTTGCGGGCGGCCGAGCGGGCCATCCTCGAGGAGGTCACACTCGAGCACATCGCCTCGGGCGACCTGCCGAAGAAGGTTCTCGAGCTCACCGCCGACCCCGCCGCCTGGGACTGA
- a CDS encoding DNA-formamidopyrimidine glycosylase family protein, producing MPEGDAVYRTAARLRAALDGRPLVRSDFRVPRYATTDLSGRTVLTTVSYGKHLLTRIDGGLTVHTHLRMDGSWWIQPAGRRLPPGDVVRLVLANAERQAVGVRLGVVELLPTEHEDRVIGHLGPDLLGPNWDPEEAARRMRRRPEETIGEALLDQRNLAGIGTIWRAETLFLAGVSPWRPVGECTGLAEMVARTARLMKRAAEQGRGPVTTGDPRPGRELWVYGRDRRPCRRCGTAIARGEMGSRPYERLVFYCPVCQPW from the coding sequence GTGCCCGAGGGCGACGCCGTCTACCGCACCGCGGCACGGCTCCGCGCCGCCCTCGACGGCAGGCCGCTCGTCCGGTCCGACTTCCGCGTGCCCCGGTACGCCACGACCGACCTGTCCGGCCGGACCGTGCTCACCACGGTGTCGTACGGCAAGCACCTGCTCACCCGGATCGACGGCGGCCTCACCGTGCACACGCACCTGCGCATGGACGGAAGCTGGTGGATCCAGCCGGCCGGACGCCGTCTGCCGCCGGGCGACGTGGTGCGCCTGGTGCTGGCGAACGCCGAGCGTCAGGCGGTCGGCGTCCGGCTCGGCGTGGTCGAGCTGCTGCCCACCGAGCACGAGGACCGCGTCATCGGCCACCTCGGCCCGGACCTGCTCGGCCCGAACTGGGATCCCGAGGAGGCGGCGCGCCGGATGCGCCGCCGGCCGGAGGAGACGATCGGGGAGGCGCTGCTCGACCAGCGCAACCTGGCCGGCATCGGGACGATCTGGCGGGCGGAGACGTTGTTTCTCGCCGGGGTCTCGCCCTGGCGTCCGGTGGGCGAGTGCACCGGTCTTGCGGAGATGGTGGCCCGTACGGCACGGCTGATGAAACGTGCGGCTGAGCAGGGCCGCGGTCCGGTCACCACCGGCGACCCGCGCCCCGGGCGGGAACTGTGGGTGTACGGCCGCGACCGCCGCCCGTGCCGGCGGTGCGGAACTGCGATAGCGCGTGGGGAGATGGGCTCACGGCCCTACGAACGGTTGGTCTTCTACTGCCCGGTCTGCCAGCCATGGTGA
- a CDS encoding helix-turn-helix domain-containing protein has product MVLLRQLLGDVLRRLRVRQGRTLREVSTLARVSLGYLSEVERGQKEASSELLASICGALGVPLSQVLREVSDQFALAELQHAPVMAEVPERERLPIPDAVPGPEFDGFPEVKDMVAA; this is encoded by the coding sequence ATGGTCCTGCTGCGTCAGCTGCTCGGTGACGTCCTGCGGCGGCTGCGGGTGCGCCAGGGTCGCACCCTGCGCGAGGTCTCGACCTTGGCACGAGTCTCCCTCGGCTACCTGTCCGAGGTGGAGCGTGGGCAGAAGGAGGCGTCCTCCGAGCTGCTCGCGTCGATCTGCGGCGCCCTCGGCGTCCCGCTCTCGCAGGTGCTGCGTGAGGTGTCCGACCAGTTCGCCCTGGCCGAGCTCCAGCACGCGCCCGTGATGGCGGAGGTGCCCGAGCGCGAGCGCCTGCCGATCCCGGACGCCGTTCCCGGTCCGGAGTTCGACGGCTTCCCCGAGGTCAAGGACATGGTCGCCGCCTGA
- a CDS encoding CinA family protein, translating into MEMFVDKGLRDASARALKLLVQAGRTVAVAESITAGMIGAALTVPAGSSAAFRGGVIAYATELKHRLLAVPADLLEREGAVHPGVAAAMASGVRRLTGADYGLAVTGVAGPDPQDGKPVGTVHIAVSGPGDRLWHRDPVLSGERAEIRLQVVRESVDLLCDVLESRSENEFG; encoded by the coding sequence ATGGAAATGTTTGTGGATAAGGGGCTGCGGGACGCCTCCGCGCGGGCGCTGAAGCTGTTGGTGCAGGCCGGCAGGACGGTGGCCGTGGCGGAGTCGATCACCGCCGGCATGATCGGAGCCGCGCTGACCGTCCCGGCAGGGTCGTCGGCCGCGTTCCGCGGGGGCGTGATCGCCTACGCCACCGAGCTGAAGCACCGGCTGCTCGCCGTACCGGCCGATCTGCTGGAACGGGAGGGCGCGGTGCATCCCGGGGTGGCGGCGGCGATGGCGTCCGGGGTGCGCAGGCTCACCGGGGCCGACTACGGCCTGGCGGTGACGGGCGTGGCCGGGCCGGACCCGCAGGACGGCAAACCCGTCGGGACGGTGCACATCGCGGTGAGCGGCCCCGGCGACCGGCTGTGGCACCGCGACCCGGTGCTCTCCGGGGAGCGAGCCGAGATCCGGCTGCAGGTCGTGCGGGAATCCGTTGACCTGCTGTGTGACGTGCTTGAGTCGAGATCAGAGAACGAATTTGGCTGA
- the pgsA gene encoding CDP-diacylglycerol--glycerol-3-phosphate 3-phosphatidyltransferase yields MTDQPGTGAEPLRPVVGRRVSLWNVANAVTVVRLFLVPFFAVLLFLPGDRWRYAALAVFVLASLTDRLDGELARRYGLVTDFGKIADPIADKALTGSALVGLSVLGELPWWVTVLIMGREIGVTLLRFAVIRHGVIPASWGGKIKTVLQVLAISLYLLPGAPEALRWLTMGAAVLVTTVTGADYVVRAVRLRQVARRARAAEAPAGPAGTAAAAETGDDQVGRGNAGGDGNVCG; encoded by the coding sequence GTGACCGATCAGCCGGGCACCGGTGCCGAGCCGCTGCGTCCCGTGGTGGGCCGCAGGGTGAGCCTGTGGAACGTCGCCAACGCCGTCACCGTGGTCCGGCTGTTCCTCGTGCCGTTCTTCGCGGTGCTGCTGTTCCTGCCGGGCGACAGGTGGCGGTACGCGGCGCTCGCGGTGTTCGTGCTCGCCTCGCTCACCGACCGGCTCGACGGCGAGCTCGCCCGGCGCTACGGGCTGGTCACCGACTTCGGCAAGATCGCCGACCCGATCGCGGACAAGGCGCTCACCGGGTCCGCGCTCGTCGGCCTGTCCGTGCTCGGCGAGCTGCCCTGGTGGGTCACCGTGCTGATCATGGGCCGGGAGATCGGCGTCACGCTGCTGCGGTTCGCGGTGATCCGGCACGGCGTGATCCCGGCGAGCTGGGGCGGCAAGATCAAGACCGTGCTCCAGGTGTTGGCGATCTCGCTCTACCTGCTCCCCGGGGCGCCGGAGGCGCTGCGCTGGCTCACCATGGGCGCCGCGGTGCTCGTGACCACGGTCACCGGGGCCGACTACGTCGTCCGCGCGGTACGGCTGCGCCAGGTGGCGCGGCGGGCCCGCGCCGCGGAGGCACCCGCCGGACCGGCCGGAACGGCGGCCGCGGCGGAGACAGGTGATGATCAGGTCGGTCGGGGGAATGCCGGTGGCGATGGAAATGTTTGTGGATAA
- the rimO gene encoding 30S ribosomal protein S12 methylthiotransferase RimO — MSARRTPSRTASLVTLGCARNEVDSEELAARLEAAGWRIADDDDTPDVVVVNTCGFIESAKQDSIDTLLAAADSGAKVVAAGCLAERYGKQLAEALPEAAAVISFDHYADIGAVLDDVVAGRPVKPHTPRDRRRLLPITPVERHREARHVPGHITASQAAEDDAAVPTPASGPRLMRRRLTGGPVASLKLASGCDRRCTFCAIPSFRGAHVSRPPEQVLAEARWLAGQGVKEIVLVSENSTSYGKDLGDLRALERLLPRLAAVDGVERVRVSYLQPAELRPGLIDVIAGTEGVAPYFDLSFQHASPTVLRRMRRFGDPERFLGLLERIRERAPRAGIRSNFIVGFPGETEEEFEQLIGFLQEARLDVIGVFGYSDEEGTEAAGFDGKLDQDVIDERVSVLAELAEELNAQRAEERIGEELRVLIEEDLGDGGFEGRADHQGPEVDGSVTVQGIGLAPGQFVRAVAVDAEGVDLIAKVKAGP, encoded by the coding sequence ATGTCTGCTCGCCGTACCCCGTCCCGGACCGCCTCGCTCGTCACCCTGGGCTGTGCCCGGAACGAGGTCGACTCCGAAGAACTCGCCGCCCGGCTCGAGGCCGCCGGGTGGCGTATCGCCGACGACGATGACACGCCCGACGTCGTCGTCGTGAACACCTGCGGCTTCATCGAGTCGGCGAAGCAGGACTCGATCGACACGCTGCTCGCCGCGGCCGACTCCGGGGCCAAGGTGGTCGCCGCCGGGTGCCTCGCCGAACGGTACGGCAAGCAGCTCGCCGAGGCGCTGCCCGAGGCGGCGGCCGTGATCTCGTTCGACCACTACGCGGACATCGGCGCGGTCCTCGACGACGTGGTCGCCGGGCGGCCGGTCAAGCCGCACACCCCGCGCGACCGCCGCCGGCTGCTCCCGATCACCCCGGTCGAGCGGCACCGCGAGGCCCGGCACGTGCCCGGCCACATCACCGCGTCACAGGCCGCCGAGGACGACGCCGCGGTGCCGACCCCGGCGAGCGGCCCCCGGCTCATGCGGCGGCGGCTCACCGGCGGCCCGGTCGCCTCGCTCAAGCTCGCCTCCGGCTGCGACCGCCGGTGCACGTTCTGCGCGATCCCGTCGTTCCGCGGCGCGCACGTGTCCCGCCCGCCGGAGCAGGTGCTCGCCGAGGCCCGCTGGCTCGCCGGGCAGGGCGTCAAGGAGATCGTCCTGGTCAGCGAGAACTCCACCTCGTACGGCAAGGACCTCGGCGACCTGCGCGCCCTGGAGAGGCTGCTGCCGCGGCTCGCCGCGGTCGACGGCGTGGAGCGGGTGCGGGTCAGCTACCTGCAGCCCGCCGAGCTGCGGCCCGGCCTCATCGACGTGATCGCGGGCACCGAGGGCGTGGCGCCGTACTTCGACCTGTCGTTCCAGCACGCCAGCCCCACCGTGCTGCGCCGCATGCGCCGGTTCGGCGACCCCGAGCGGTTCCTCGGGCTGCTCGAGCGCATCCGCGAGCGCGCCCCGCGGGCGGGCATCCGGTCGAACTTCATCGTCGGCTTCCCCGGCGAGACCGAGGAGGAGTTCGAGCAGCTCATAGGCTTCCTCCAGGAGGCGCGGCTGGATGTGATCGGCGTGTTCGGCTACTCGGACGAGGAGGGCACCGAGGCGGCCGGGTTCGACGGCAAGCTCGACCAGGACGTGATCGACGAGCGGGTCTCGGTGCTGGCGGAGCTGGCCGAGGAGCTGAACGCGCAGCGTGCCGAGGAGCGCATCGGTGAGGAGTTGCGGGTGCTGATCGAGGAGGATCTCGGCGACGGCGGTTTCGAGGGCCGCGCCGACCACCAGGGCCCCGAGGTGGACGGGTCGGTGACCGTCCAGGGCATCGGGCTCGCTCCCGGGCAGTTCGTCCGTGCCGTCGCGGTCGACGCCGAGGGCGTGGACCTCATCGCCAAGGTCAAGGCCGGGCCGTGA